TTAGTGTATATTTTGCGAATAGGCTTGCTTCTTCAAGTAATCTCTTACTTTGTAAAGGTATTGTTTCTAGTATGTCATTTATTGTTTCATTTGTAGAGTGTTGCGATTCTTGTTCGATTTTATTTTTGTCATTTTCAAATTGTTCTATTAAATGGGTGTTGAGAAGCAGATCATCAAGAAAAAACAGAACTTTGTGTTTTTCTTGAGTTTTTTGACTCATGATTTTTGTAATTCTCCGTCTTTTAAAAAGATTTATTTAAATTATTTAATTTCAATACAGAAGATAAATATTGCAAAAAATATATATACTTCAAAAAAATAATTACTTTTTATGAAGCGAAAAGTCAATAGAGTAGGAACAAATACGCTTACTGTGAGTCTGCCTAGTAGGTGGGCAAAGCAGTTTGGAGTGGAAGTTGGCGATGAAATAGAATTAATAGAAGATGGCGGCTCTTTAAAAATTTGTAAGTTTTGTAACAATAAAAAGAAAAGTATTGAATTAGATGTTTCTGATCTTGATAGGACTTCTGTGATGTTAAAAATAAGAAGTGCATATAGATGTGGATATGATGAAATAACGGTCAATTTTAGAAACTCTAAAACTATGCATCATAGAAAAAAGAAAGAAATAAATGTTATAGATGCAATTCATCAAGAAGTAAATAAAAGATTGTTGGGCGTTGAAATAGTGGAAGAATCAAATAATTATTGTCTTATAAAAGATTTTTCTGCAAGTGATGTATCCGATCTTGAAAACTCTGTGAGAAGAATTTTTAGACTAATTATAAATTTATCAAATGAAATTTTGGAAAATGTGTCTTCTGGAGAATTTGATAAATTAGAAATTGTAGAAAATAATCATGATACAATAACAAAATTTGTTTCTTATTGTTTAAGATTGCTTATTAAGGATTCTAGTTTTTCCAAAGAAGAAAGAGTCATAAAATATCATATAATTGCGAGTCTTGATAATGTTGTTGATATAATGAAATATTTTTCTAGAGATGTAATTCGATCAAAAAACAAATCTTCAAAAGAATTCATAAAAGCAATAGAGCTAGTAAATTCTGAATTAAAGTTATATTATGAATTTTTTTATTCACAAAACAACGAAATTGCATATAAATTTAATGAAATCAGAGAAGAGGTAAAGGAACATTTACTAATAAAACATAAAAAAATGAAACCTGAAGAAATCCTATATTCGAACTATTATCGACAAATAATAGATATATTATGGGATTTATTATTGGCAAAGTTTATTTAGGTATACTTAAAGCAATTTCTAATAATTTACTATTTTCGTTATTT
The window above is part of the Candidatus Woesearchaeota archaeon genome. Proteins encoded here:
- a CDS encoding AbrB/MazE/SpoVT family DNA-binding domain-containing protein, encoding MKRKVNRVGTNTLTVSLPSRWAKQFGVEVGDEIELIEDGGSLKICKFCNNKKKSIELDVSDLDRTSVMLKIRSAYRCGYDEITVNFRNSKTMHHRKKKEINVIDAIHQEVNKRLLGVEIVEESNNYCLIKDFSASDVSDLENSVRRIFRLIINLSNEILENVSSGEFDKLEIVENNHDTITKFVSYCLRLLIKDSSFSKEERVIKYHIIASLDNVVDIMKYFSRDVIRSKNKSSKEFIKAIELVNSELKLYYEFFYSQNNEIAYKFNEIREEVKEHLLIKHKKMKPEEILYSNYYRQIIDILWDLLLAKFI